The Crocinitomicaceae bacterium genome includes a region encoding these proteins:
- a CDS encoding rhodanese-like domain-containing protein has translation MGLFGNLFGGQSQKNVKEMLANGAVIIDVRTPQEFQGGNVKGSKNIPLDRIENEVKKIKAMNKPVVVCCASGMRSGQAKSILQRHGIEVENAGSWHSL, from the coding sequence ATGGGACTTTTTGGAAATTTATTTGGCGGACAAAGCCAGAAAAACGTAAAAGAAATGCTTGCTAACGGAGCAGTAATTATTGACGTTAGAACGCCACAAGAATTTCAGGGCGGCAATGTGAAAGGATCAAAAAACATTCCTTTAGACCGCATTGAAAACGAAGTAAAAAAAATCAAAGCAATGAATAAACCGGTAGTAGTTTGTTGCGCCAGCGGTATGCGCAGTGGACAGGCTAAATCAATACTTCAGCGCCATGGCATTGAAGTGGAAAACGCCGGTAGCTGGCATTCACTTTAA